One Microplitis mediator isolate UGA2020A chromosome 3, iyMicMedi2.1, whole genome shotgun sequence DNA segment encodes these proteins:
- the LOC130665606 gene encoding uncharacterized protein LOC130665606: MEDTRDHRFSASERSRQDHSGSNERVPRGSDESDQRLMGPCAPDLPSNSTGLPEESGEIEEEIRPSSPPLEQPVVVEIVNPRCGFRGRRNRRRRRNMFAGQIDFAEAEIVNGGSASSDESGIDEVPVFDDRFINDPIDSDDEYVMHDEGVGFDDADL; the protein is encoded by the exons ATGGAAG ATACTAGAGACCATCGATTTTCTGCTAGTGAGAGATCCAGACAGGATCACAGTGGATCAAATGAGAGAGTGCCTAGAGGCAGTGATGAGTCGGATCAACGCTTGATGGGTCCCTGCGCACCTGATTTGCCGTCAAATTCGACAGGTTTGCCTGAAGAATCCGGGGAGATAGAGGAAGAAATAAGACCATCTTCGCCGCCATTGGAACAGCCAGTTGTGGTGGAAATAGTTAACCCGCGGTGCGGCTTTAGAGGAAGAAGGAATAGGAGAAGACGAAGGAACATGTTTGCAGGGCAGATTGATTTTGCTGAGGCCGAGATTGTAAATGGTGGATCGGCAAGTTCAGACGAGTCGGGAATTGATGAGGTCCCAGTGTTTGACGACCGCTTCATTAATGACCCAATCGATTCCGATGATGAATATGTGATGCATGATGAAGGAGTAGGCTTCGACGATGCGGATCTGTAA
- the LOC130665607 gene encoding uncharacterized protein LOC130665607, which produces MLKLSWFVILALTFGVNAHNITKLGKKCDANKLPVDCGKNQECVGNINQTFHCYCAHDFVESDGECLKMSTTAAASIDPTDQQSNKSSGSSVAIGLLIPTFLIIFGGIGFCCARRYRLLPCRQNIYGNVLVTRDEDDDDDPPIA; this is translated from the exons atgttaaaattatccTGGTTTGTTATTCTTGCCCTGACATTTGGAGTTAATGCTC ataatattacaaaattaggaaaaaaatgtGATGCTAATAAGTTACCCGTTGATTGTGGAAAAAATCAAGAATGTGTTGGTAACATAAATCAAACATTCCACTGTTACTGTGCACACGATTTTGTGGAATCCGATGGtgaatgtttaaaaatgtcaacaACTGCTGCTGCGTCTATTGATCCAACAGATCAACAATCTAATAAATCATCAG GTAGTTCGGTTGCCATTGGATTATTAATAccaacatttttaataatttttggtggAATAGGATTTTGCTGTGCAAGACGATATCGACTATTACCATGCCGACAAAATATTTATGGTAATGTTTTGGTAACAAGagatgaagatgatgatgatgatccaCCGATCgcgtaa
- the LOC130665599 gene encoding uncharacterized protein LOC130665599 yields the protein MISGLYEFIIFRYMDVLNHRCRNHDTLNQRGTGTTDFMTIILKTKDLLADTRHYLHTCDIGEPTYGEVSHYELKRMIQTIIIKEEDLTTTESCSHNCNLDYIDTINTTECDEYYNCQNVGSSYDICEAKSISRRYHWFHDSNGITYGNGTGGCDSPMKSVSSKLAFFKFRYCDYCMCTCRKKTDDKETITAMSFREQVSDIDNNMVVVGVRFIESNHMIHVQIKEKQINSSNDYYHQYPWKELENIQYNETGKNFYNSDNTVLKPGIDYGHPKIVNFDDLIAPKSYVITGIRVRFADGGFKKPDLEAAAIELNIRVTPCDYNTGKLINLTQTHWIVPEYTLRKELILTEPDNPLKSPVNVIDSKKDQFIRFRNSDLKKDAGQSTVPFFDAQGVEGKRLYPLGGIGVIHRGREGYGGFLAFKIYDINLAEVLDYEYH from the exons ATGATATCAGGTCTATacgaatttataatatttcgtTATATGGACGTACTGAATCATCGATGTCGCAAtc ATGATACCTTGAATCAGAGAGGAACTGGAACAACAGATTTTATGACGATAATACTAAAAACTAAAGACTTGCTCGCCGATACGCGACATTATCTTCATACATGTGATATCGGAGAACCTAcgt ATGGTGAGGTATctcattatgaattgaagcgGATGATACAGACGATAATAATCAAAGAAGAAGATTTAACAACTACTGAGTCCTGTagtcataattgtaatttagaTTACATAGATACGATTAATACTACGGAATGTGATGAATATTACAATTGTCAGAATGTTGGTAGCAGTTATGATATATGCGAAGCG AAAAGTATTTCAAGACGTTATCACTGGTTTCATGACAGCAATGGAATAACTTATGGTAACGGAACTGGAGGATGTGATTCCCCCATGAAATCAGTGTCCAGTAAACTGGCATTCTTTAAATTCCGTTACTGTGATTATTGCATGTGCACTTGTCGTAAAAAGACAGACGATAAAGAAACAATTACTGCGATGAGCTTCAGAGAACAAGTTTCCGATATCGATAATAACAT GGTTGTTGTAGGTGTCAGATTTATTGAGAGTAATCATATGATTCATGTTCAAATAAAAGAGAAACAAATAAACAGTTCTAATGATTATTATCACCAATATCCGTGGAAAGAATTGGAAAATATTCAATACAATGAAAcaggcaaaaatttttacaattctgATAACACTGTACTTAAACCGGGAATTGACTATGGGCATCCTAAGATTGTTAATTTTGATGACTTAATTGCACCGAAAAGTTATGTTATAACTGGGATAAGAGTACGATTTGCTGATGGTGGATTCAAAAAGCCAGACTTAGAAGCTGCAGCTATCGAACTGAACATCCGCGTCACGCCTTGTGATTACAACACAGGAAAACTTATTAATCTGACCCAGACTCACTGGATTGTTCCAGAATATACCTTGAG GAAGGAATTGATCCTGACTGAACCAGACAATCCATTGAAATCACCAGTTAATGTAATTGATTCCAAAAAAGATCAGTTTATAAGATTCCGTaattcggatttaaaaaaagatgctGGACAATCAACAGTACCGTTTTTTGATGCGCAAGGAGTAGAGGGCAAACGATTATATCCTTTAGGTGGAATAGGAGTAATTCATCGCGGCCGTGAGGGTTATGGTGGATTTttggcatttaaaatttatgatataaatttgGCTGAAGTATTAGATTATgagtatcattaa
- the LOC130665595 gene encoding uncharacterized protein LOC130665595 — protein MEDTKIHRFSASERFRKTRSGWNERVPRGSNKSDRRFSGPRTLSHPPRQPECQSDKRKKKNLIRHELRTRKYQTLLEANNGKMTPELVKLWHHVATPQVVALTRITGSAPGICSSDIWPSNSTGLPKESREISHRSDEHQHRYYASERSREDDSRSNERMHRGSDRRLTSPRTVAHSPRQPKYRLAGRRAPDWPSTSTGLSRESRAISRRSDEHQHRYYASERSREDESRSNERLHRGSDRRLTSPLTVAHSPRRPKYRLAGRRAPDWPSTSTGLPKESREKSRPSDEHQHRYYASERSREDDSRSNERLHRGSDRRLTSPRTVAHSPRRPKYRLAGRRAPDWPSTSTGLPKESREKSRPSDEHQHRYYASERSREDDSRSNERLHRGSDRRSTGPRAVAHSPRQLECRLADHRAPDWPSTSTGLPEESGENSRPSEELQLEIRVSPPAVIEEKMKPFLPPPPQPYVLGIVDPWREYRGKKNRKKRRKTFHRQFNWADAEWVCPTGSPKSPESGIEEIPAFDDLSIDVPPMNSDDELVMHDDEGVGLDDADL, from the coding sequence atACTAAGATCCATCGATTTTCTGCTAGTGAGAGATTTAGGAAGACTCGTAGTGGATGGAATGAGAGAGTGCCGAGAGGCAGTAATAAGTCGGATCGACGCTTTAGCGGTCCCCGCACGCTATCTCATCCACCCAGGCAACCAGAGTGTCAGtctgataagagaaaaaagaaaaacttgaTTAGACACGAACTCCGAACCCGGAAATACCAAACGCTTCTGGAAGCTAATAATGGAAAAATGACACCGGAGCTGGTTAAACTGTGGCATCACGTGGCTACTCCACAAGTAGTGGCACTGACGCGGATCACTGGGAGTGCTCCTGGGATCTGCTCCAGCGATATATGGCCGTCGAATTCGACAGGTTTGCCAAAAGAGTCCAGGGAGATAAGCCATCGGTCTGATGAACATCAGCATCGATATTATGCCTCTGAGAGATCCAGAGAGGATGATAGTAGATCGAATGAGAGAATGCACAGAGGCAGTGATCGACGCTTGACGAGTCCCCGCACGGTAGCTCATTCGCCCAGACAACCAAAGTATCGCTTGGCGGGTCGCCGTGCACCTGATTGGCCGTCAACTTCGACAGGTTTGTCAAGAGAGTCCAGGGCGATAAGTCGTCGCTCTGATGAACATCAGCATCGATATTATGCCTCTGAGAGATCCCGAGAGGATGAGAGTAGATCGAATGAGAGACTGCACAGAGGCAGTGATCGACGCTTGACGAGTCCCCTCACGGTAGCTCATTCGCCCAGACGACCAAAGTATCGCTTGGCCGGTCGCCGTGCACCTGATTGGCCGTCAACTTCGACAGGTTTGCCAAAAGAGTCCAGGGAGAAAAGCCGTCCCTCTGATGAACATCAGCATCGATATTATGCCTCTGAGAGATCCAGAGAGGATGATAGTAGATCGAATGAGAGACTGCACAGAGGCAGTGATCGACGCTTGACGAGTCCCCGCACGGTAGCTCATTCGCCCAGACGACCAAAGTATCGCTTGGCCGGTCGCCGTGCACCTGATTGGCCGTCAACTTCGACAGGTTTGCCAAAAGAGTCCAGGGAGAAAAGCCGTCCCTCTGATGAACATCAGCATCGATATTATGCCTCTGAGAGATCCCGAGAGGATGATAGTAGATCGAATGAGAGACTGCACAGAGGCAGTGATCGACGCTCGACGGGTCCCCGCGCGGTAGCTCATTCGCCCAGACAACTAGAGTGTCGCTTGGCGGATCACCGCGCACCTGATTGGCCGTCTACTTCGACAGGTTTGCCAGAAGAGTCCGGGGAGAATAGTCGTCCCTCCGAAGAACTTCAACTCGAGATTCGAGTCTCTCCACCAGCTGTGATAGAGGAAAAGATGAAACCATTTTTGCCACCACCGCCACAGCCATATGTGCTGGGAATAGTAGACCCGTGGCGCGAGTATAGAGGGAAGAAAAACAGGAAAAAGCGAAGGAAGACGTTTCACAGGCAATTTAATTGGGCCGACGCCGAGTGGGTATGTCCGACTGGATCACCAAAATCACCCGAGTCGGGAATTGAAGAGATACCAGCGTTTGATGACCTCTCCATTGATGTCCCCCCAATGAATTCCGATGATGAATTGGTGATGCATGATGATGAAGGAGTAGGCCTCGACGACGCGGACCTTTAA